DNA from Flavobacteriales bacterium:
AACACGCCACCGGCCACCTGCTCTACTTCCGCTTCTGGACCAAGTTCCTCTTCGACCGCGGCTGGATCAACTTCGATGAGCCCGCGAAGAAGCTGGTGAACCAGGGGATGATCCAGGGGGTATCTGCCTCAATACACCCGACCGAAGTGTCAATCGGACCAGCTGAAGCTGCTGATCGCATCAAGGTTCCTCAGGTTCTCATTTCTGCAGATCTCTATCAGGACTGGACATCTGGCTCCCGTCAACTTCAAAGCGCTGCTGCAAAGGAGATCAATCAACAACTCACGGTGCTTTCAGAACGAGTTCGGCAGAATGCCAAACTTGGCTCTCTTCAGTTCCTGGTTCCCGAAAACGGACCATTCAACAAAAGGAGTTTGCTCATTCCTATTGATACCCTTCAACCGGATTCTCAAGGTCGTATTTCAAGTGAGGAGACGCGTGTGAATGTCGAGGCTCTTTGTGCATGGCGAGATGAATTCAACGATGCGTTCCTCGTGCTTCGCGGTGATGACTTTCATGCCGAGCGCGCCATTGATAAAATGTCGAAGTCGAAGTGGAACGTAGTGAACCCTGACGAGATCATCGATCGCTACGGCGCCGACACGCTGCGGCTGTACGAAATGTTCCTGGGGCCGCTGGAGCAGAGCAAGCCCTGGGATACCAACGGCATCGAGGGCACCTACCGCTTCCTGCGGAAGTTCTGGAATCTGTTCCACCAGAGTGGAGATAGCGGTAAGGGTGGTGAAAGCGGTGAAAGGGAGGGTGCGGCCTACGCACAACCTGGCCACAGCGCACCTGTAGCGTCGACCCACCGGGTCGACCCGATACAGGTAAGCGAAGAACAACCCACAAAAGCAGAATTGAAGGTCCTGCACGCCACCCTGAAGAAGGTGACCGAGGACATCGAGAAGATGTCGTTCAACACCAGCGTGGCGCAATTCATGATCGCGGTGAACGAGCTGGGCAGCCTGAAGTGCAACAAGCGCGCGGTGCTGGAGCCGCTGGTGATCGCGCTGGCGCCCTTCGCGCCGCACATCGCCGAGGAGCTGTGGGAGAAGCTCGGGCATGCCACGAGCGTTACCACCGCACCCTGGCCGCAGTGGAGCGCCGAGCACCTGGTGGAGGACAGTTTCAGCTACCCCATCAGCTTCAACGGCAAGACACGCCTGCAGCTCGAGTTCCCCATCGCGCTGGATGCCAAGGCGGTGGAGGCTGCCGTATTGGCCAATCCCGAGGTGCAGGCCCGCCTGGAGGGCAAGGCCCCGAAGAAGGTGATCGTGGTGCCTAGGCGCATCGTGAATATCGTGGTGTAATGCACTGTGTATTAGGTCATTAGGGCATGCGCATTGCACGCTCCCGGGCCTAGGGCGCAACACGCAACCCGCCCCCGCGCAAGCCATGCGCACGCTTGGCTCGGCCAACCGCACCGATCGGCATGTACCTTGCGTTATGGGGTGCATGGCACGCACATCCACTTTCCTGTTGGCGGGTCTCGGCCTTCTCACCATGGCCTTCGCCCAGAGCGACCGTCCTGCTGAACCCCCGCCCGCCCCGGCGGCGCCGTCAGGGTTCCGGACGGTGAACCACAGCGCCTTCAAGCCGGGCGAGAAGCTCACCTACATCGTGCACTACGGCATCGTGAATGCCGGTGAGGCGGTGGTGGAGCTGAAGGAGGGCGACCAGGAGATCATGGGCCGCAAGGTGTGGCGCGCCGTGGGACGCGGCCGCAGCCTGGGCGCGTTCAACGCCTTCTACAAGGTCGACGACTACTACGAGAGCCACTTCGATGCACAGGGTGTGTTCCCGTGGATCTTCCAGCGCCGGGTGAGCGAGGGCGGCTTCGAGTTCAGCCAGGACTACATGTACAAGCAGCACCGCGGCGAAGTGACCACGCAGAAGAACCAGACGCACAAGGTGCCCTCCAGCGTGCAGGACATGCTCAGCGCCTTCTACTACGCGCGCACGCTCGACTTCAGCAACGCCAAGCCCGGCGACGTCTACACCATCGAGACCTTCCTCGACGACGAGCTGTGGCCGCTGCAGATGAAGTTCATGGGCAAGGAGACCATCAAGCTGCGCAACGGCAGGTACAAGTGCATGCGCTTCCAGCCGGTGGTGCAGGAGGGCCGCATCTTCAAGACCAACGACGACCTCAACGTGTGGATCACCGACGACGGCAACAAGATCCCCGTGCTGGCGCAGGCCAAGGTGCTGGTGGGCTCGATCAAGATGGAGCTCAGCGACTATGAAGGGCTGAGCCACCCGATCGCGAAGCTGTAACAGCGCATCGTGGAAACGCATCCAACCGCCCCGGCCCCAGCGCCGGGGCGGTTGCTTTTCTTGCCGCCATGAAGCGGTGGGTGAAGTGGGGCATCGGCGGAGCCGTGGCCGCAGCGGCGGTGTATGTGCTCATCGGCGTGGACGTGCGGCCGCATGTGGAGTACGTGGAGGAGCCCGTGGCCGCGGACACCGCCACGCTTCCCCTGCCGGCGCCCACGGTCTTCGGCGTCTCCATGGAGGGCCTCACGCTGCGCGAAAGCAAGGTGCGCCCCGGCGCCACCTTCAGCAGCATCCTCACCGCCGAGGGCGTACCCCTGGCCGTGGCCCATGCCGTGGCCGAGCGCGCCCAAGGGCTCTTCGACGTGCGGCGCCTCCGGGCCGGGCATCCCTTCGCCTTCCTCACGCCCGACACCGCGGGCGCCACGCCGCGCTATTTCATCTACGAGGCCGACCCCGTGCGCTACGTGGTCTTCCACCTGCTGCCCGAGAACCTCTACGTCACCGTGGGCGAGCGACCCGTGGAGACCAGCCAGCACGCCATCGCCTGCACGGTGACCGGCGCGCTGTACAACGACCTCGCTGCGGCGGGCGCCGATCCCGTGCTGGCGGTGCTGCTGAGCGAGGTCTTCGCCTGGACGGTGGATTTCTACCGCATCCAGAAGGGCGATGTGTTCAGCGTGACCTACGCCGAGCGCACCGTGGAAGGGCAGCGCGTGGGCCCGCCCGAGGTCCTGGCGGCCCGCTACACCAGCGGCGGCGTGGCCAAGGCAGCGTTCCGGTTCGGCGAAGGGAAGCAGGCGGCCTACTACGACGAGGACGGCAACAGCCTGCGCAAGGCCTTCCTGAAGGCGCCGCTGAAATTCAGCCGGATCACCAGCGGCTTCACCATGAAGCGGCTGCACCCGGTGCAGAAGGTGATGAAGGCCCACCTCGGCACCGACTACGCCGCACCCTATGGCACGCCCATCCTGGCCGTGGGCGATGGCGTGGTGGAGCAGGCCGGCCGCACCGGGGGCAACGGCAACTTCGTGAAGGTGCGGCACAACAGCGTGTACACCACCCAGTACCTGCACATGCGCCGGATCCTGGTGAAGCAGGGCCAGCGCGTGCAACAGGGTGATGTGATCGGCGAGGTGGGCAGCACCGGGCTGGCCACCGGGCCCCACGTGTGCTTCCGCTTCTGGAAGAACGGCCAGCAGGTGGACCATCGGCGCGAGGAATTCCCCAGCGCCGAGCCGATCGCCGCAGCCGACCGCGCCGCCTTCACCGCCCTGCGCGACAGCCTGGGCACGGGCCTCGATGAGGCCGAACAGGCGCTGGCCCAAGGCCGCCTGGTGAACTTCTAAGCGCCTGCCAGCGCGCGGATCGCCCGGTGCGCATGCGTGCCGCCCGGCTTGCCGATGCAGTTGAGCAGGGCCTTCGCCAGCACATCGTGCGGCATGGGCTTGTACTTGTCCGGCAGCAGCGGGGCCAGGGCTTTCGCCACCACGATGCCGATGCGCTCGCCGGTGCGCTTCTCCTTGCGCGGGCCGGTGAGGATGGAGGGGTGGAAGATGTGCAGCTCGGGGAAGCCCATGCCCTTCAGCTCCTGCTCCATCTCGCCCTTCACCCGGTTGTAGAACACGCGCGACCGCGCATCCGCCCCGATGGCGCTCACCACGGCGAAGCTGCGCACGCCCAGCTGCCTGGCCCAGCGCGCCAGGCCCACCACCAGGTCCTTGTCCACGTGCATGAACCGGGCCTGGTCGCCGCCCACCTTGCGGATGGTTGTTCCCAAACAGCAGATTACCGCGTCCACCGGCTCAGGGCGCAGAGCGGAAAGGAGGTCGCCGTCGCCTGGAATCCATTCCGTGAGCTTGGGGTGCCGGATTCCGCTGGAGCGCCGCGCTAGGGATGCTACGCCCGTGATGCCACCGGCGCTCAGGGCCTGCTCCAGCACCGACCCGCCCACGAGGCCCGAAGCCCCTGCCAAAAGGATGCGCATGACACAAATGTGGGCACCATATTGTTTACTATATAGACTTGTCTATATTTGCCCAAAATTCAACCCGACCATGGAACAGCAACTCACTCCCGACCAGAGCCTGCGGCTCATTGAGAGCATGATCGGCCAGGCCAAGCGCAGCTTCAGCCGCTACAGCTTCTACTTCCTGCTCTGGGGCATCCTGCTCACGGGCGCCATGCTGGCCACCTACTTGCTCAGTGGCCTCAGCCCATCCGTGCGCCACGGCATGCCTTGGGGCGTCGCGGGCATCGCGGGGGGGCTCATCAGCTCCATCCATGGCGCGCGCCAATCGCGCAGCGAGCTGGTGAGCAATCCCATGGACCGCATCGTGGGCTGGGTCTGGGGCAGCTTCGTCATCACCCTGATGCTGGTGCTCTTCGGCACCTTGCGCAATGGCCTGGACCCCGGCCCTGCCGTAACGCTGCTCACCGGCCTCCCCACCTTCCTGACCGGCCAGGTGCTGAGGTTCCGGCCGCTCATCGCCGGAGGCCTGCTCTTCTGGGCGGCGGGCATCGCCATGCACTTCACCGCGGACGCGGGCCTGCTCACCGCGCTCTATTGCGGCGCCATGCTCTTGGGCTACATCATCCCGGGATTCCTGCTGAAGCGACAAGAGGATGCCCTTCGCGCCGCTTGACCCCGTGCTGCACAACCAGCTGCGGCTGGCGGTGATGAGCCTGCTGGTGGGCGTGGACAGCGCGGATTTCAACTTCCTGCTCGAACGCACCGGCGCCACGCGCGGCAACCTGAGCGTTCAGATCTCCAAGCTGAAGGAGGCGGGCTACATCGAAGTGACGAAGAGCTTCAAGGACAACTACCCCAATACCTCCTGCCGGGTCTCGTCAACAGGGCTGGCAGCATTCGAGGCCTATGTAGCCGCTATCAAGGGCTACCTGGGCAAATGAGGCGGGGATGGGCTTGACAAGCTCCGTCGATCACCAGTCGGAATCGGTCGAAAAGCGGGAACCGGGTGCGCCGCGCGCCGTTCACAGGACCCGAAGCACCGACCACCATGGAAACGAAATACCGCACCCTCATCCAAGCCGCCGTGCTCTTCCTGCTGCTCGTCTGCGTATCCGCCACCAATGGCGACGGTGCGCAGGCCGCCGAGGCCACCGCCCAGGTGGCTGCCTCCGAGTGAACCGCATCCATACACCATACACCGAGGCCGTGCCCTGTAAGGCGCGGCCTTGGTGCGTTCACCGGGTCCGCTTCAGGAATACGTAGCCGCCCTTCTCAGCGCCCCACACCTGCCTGCCGTCGGCATTCCAGCCACGGTCCCAGCTCACCATGCGGTCGGCGCTGAGCACCACTTCGCTGGTCGTGTAGCTGGCCCCTTCGCGGGTGCTGGGGCAGCGTCCCTCCTCGGTGCTGCCCACGTAAGTGTCGCCGCGTCGCCGCAGGGTGATGTCGCAACCCTCCAAGGCCACCAGCGAGTCGGGGGAAAGCGTGGCCAGCTTCACAAGGTCCTTGTAGGCACCGAAGAAGGTCGCACCGCCCTTGATGGTGTGGATGCGGCTGATGAAGGTGCTGTCGTTCTCCTCGCGCAGGTGGTAGATCCGCTGGCGGTAGGGTTTCTCCTTGCTGGCGGCCGTGGCCTGCTCCACGTAGAACCAGGCACCATCCCGCCGCTTGGGCCAGATGCGCACCATTTCCAGTTCGATCTCGAAGTAGCTGCTGTCGGCCTGTGCTTGTGCCGCGCTGGTGTAGGAACCGGCCATCGTGTAGGCCAGTTGCTCCAGGGCGCGGGTGCGCTGCGCGTACGACCAGCAGGGCAGCACAAGAAGGGATAGGAGGACGAGGCGGCGCATGGTGGCGGGAAGTTAGCCCTCCGCCTCCACCCACATGCCGTGCTCCTTGATCAGTGCGATCAGTTCATCCACGGCCTGTTCGCTGGGCACGTTGCGCTTCACCACTTCCTTCTCGCGGTACAGGGTGATCACGCCGGGGCCCGTGCCCACGTAGCCGAAGTCGGCGTCGGCCATCTCACCGGGGCCGTTCACGATGCAGCCCATGATGCCGATCTTGACGCCTTTCAGGTGGCTGGTCCGCGCGCGGATCTTGGCCGTGGTCTCCTGCAGGTCGAAGAGCGTGCGCCCGCAGCTGGGGCAGCTGATGTACTCGGTCTTGCTGGTGCGCGTGCGGGTGGCCTGCAGGATCCCGAAGGCCGTGCGGCACACCAGGTCCTCGCGACCGCCTTGCTCATCCGCGATGAAGACCCCATCGCCCAGGCCGTCGATCAGCAACGGACCCATGTCGGTGCTGCTGTGCAGGACCAGCGTATCGTTCGAGATCGCTCCATAGGCCCGGCCGATGATCACCGGTACCGGGCATTCCTGCGCAATCAGTTCGAAGAACAGGCGGCGCTGCTCGGCCATGCCGTGCGCGTTGTGCGTGTCGATGAGCAGCACGGCGGTGGGGTCGGCCTTCAGCGCGGTGATGAAGGCGTCATCCAGGTCTGGCAGTGTGGCGTACACCAGGTTGAACTGCGGGTGGCGTTCCGCACCGCCGAGGTAGTCCTTCTTCGTGAGGAAGGGGTAGTGCCGCTCCTTGCTCTTGTTGGTGAGCCAGGTGGCGTGCTCCTGCACGATTCCCAGCGTGCCCGGGATCTCGAAGTTGATCGTGTGCTTGCCGATGAAGGCGTAGTCGCACGCCTGGTCGGTGATGTTCCACTTGTCCAGCGGCACGCTGTAGCGGTAGCCCCAGGCGAAGAGGGTGGCGGGTGTGATCTCCTTGCGGCCACTGAGATCGGCCATCACCACGGGCACATGCCGCGCGCCGATGTTGAGCACCTCGCGGCTGTGGCGGCGCTGGTGGCTGAAAGGATCAACGGGCACCTGCGCCACCTCGGGGATGGGCGCGTGGCCGCGGCGGTCGTTGTAGCGGTCCACCAAGGCGCGGGCCACGGGGATCTCGAACTCGGGGTCCTCGGTGAGGCTCACGCGCACGGTGTCGCCGATGCCATCTTCCAACAACGCGCCGATGCCCGCCGCGCTCTTCACACGCCCGTCCTCGCCGTCGCCCGCCTCGGTCACGCCCAGGTGCAGCGGGTAGTCCCAGCCTTCGGCCATCATGCGGTGCACCAGCAGGCGGTAGGCCTGTACCATCACCTGCACGTTGCTGGCCTTCATGCTCAGCACGATCTCGTGGTAGTTCTCGTCGCGGCAGATCCGCAGGAACTCGAAGGCGCTCTCCACCATGCCCTCGGGCGTGTCGCCGTAGCGGTTCAGGATCCGGTCGCTGAGGCTCCCGTGGTTGGTGCCGATGCGCATCGCGGTGCCGTGCTCCTTGCAGATGCGCACCAGCGGGGTGAAGCGCTCACGGATGCGCTCCAGTTCCTCCGCGTATTCCGCATCGGTGTACTCGCGCACATCGAACTTCTTCTTGTCGGCGTAGTTGCCGGGGTTCACGCGCACCTTCTCCACGATGCGGGCGGCCACTTCCGCGGCATTGGGCGTGAAGTGGATGTCGGCCACCAAGGGGGCGTTGAAGCCCGCTGCACGGATCCGCTTCTTGATCTCGGCCAGGTTCTCCGCGTCCTTCTTGCTGGGCGCGGTGATGCGCACCAGCTCGCACCCGGCCTCGATCATGCGGATGCTCTGGGCCACGGTGGCGGCCGTGTCCATGGTGTCCGTGGTGGTCATGCTCTGCACCCGGATGGGATTGTGGCCACCTATTCCGATGTCGCCGATGCGGACGGCGCGCGTCCTCCATCGTTCGTAGCGGGTGAGGCTGGGGCAGTACTGCCAGGGGGCGAGGGCGGTCACGGACATGGCTGGGAATCAGGCGCGAAGATACCCGGGAACACGCGGGGCGCCGCTTCGGTTCAGTCCTTGATCCAGGCGCGACCGTCCACGGGCGAAACGCGGTCGTCGAAGGTCCAGCCCGCGTTCTCCACCACAGCCTTCAGCACTTGGAGCATCTCGTTGCGTTGGGCTTCGGCGGCCGCATACAGGCCGCTGGCCGCCACTTTGCCGCGTATCAGCTCCTTGGCCTGCGCGTTGATGCGGGTGTGGTCCGCGGCGGAGAAGGTGTTGAAGGTTCCTTCCTCCAGGTCGTAGTAGTCCACATCGTGCTCCAGGGCGAGCAGCTTCGGCTTGTCCATGCCCAGCAGGCGCACGGTGCGCGATCCTTCGTCGAACTCCAGCTTCATCCCATCGAGGTCGTAGCCCACACTGGCCCGAGCGGTCACCCGCAGGATGGCCTGTTTCTGGTTCCAGCTCAGCTCCTTGGTCCAGTCGAACCAGGCCGCACTATTGTCGCGGTAGGTGTAGAGCTCGGTGAAGTCGCCCTCGACGGTGACCAGCTTCAGCACGGGCCGTACCCGCTCCAGCAGCACCGTGGAGCTCACGGCTTCCGAGGGCGTGTCCGGCCGATAGGCCTCCCGCGTCAGGAAGAAGACAAGCAGGCCGACGGCCAGCAGGATCAACAGGCCCTTGATGCGGTCCATGGGGCAAAGGTCGTCACCCGCGCCCCAGCGGATCGGGCTCGGCCACCTCGGCGATGGCGCTGCGGCGGTGGTACCAGCCGTTGACGAAGAGGCAGATGAGGATGATGGCGATGCCCAGGTAGGAACCCGGCTGCAGCCGCTCCTCCTCGCCCCAAATGAGCAGGGCGATGAGGATGGTGTACACCGGCTCCAGGTTCACGGTGAGCATCACGGTGAAGGGCGAGAGCTGCCGCATGACCACGATGCCGGTGACGAATGCGAAGGAGGTGCAGACGAGGCCGAGCAGCAGGTGGTAAATGATGTCGCTGGTGGGCAGGTCCCAGAGCGGCGGAGGCAGGTCGCCGGCGATGGCCAGGCCCAGGCCCATCACCACCGCCACGCTGGCCATCTCGTAGAAACTGATCCGGAAGGCATTGTCGCGGCGCACGAGCACCGCATTGATGATGTTGAACCAGGCGCTGAGCAGTGCGCTCAGCACCGCCACGGCGATGCCCAGCCGGTGCCCGCTCTCCAGCCCGAAGATGAGCAGCAGGGCCCCGATGACCACCACGCCGAGCACCACCTCGTACGCGCGGATGCGCCGCTTGAACCAGAAGGGCTCGAGCAGGGCGGTGAAGACGGTGCTGGTGCTCAGGCAGGCAGCGGCGATGCTGGCCGTGCTGATCTTGATGGCACCGTAGAAGGTGATCCAATGCCCGGTGATGATGAGCCCGGTGAGGAGGTAGACGCCCAGCTTGGGCGTGCGCCAATGGAGCGACCGCCCCATCCACCAGGCCATGAGGGCCAATCCCGCCACGGCGATCACCGTGCGCGTGTACACCAGGTGCAGGGTGCCCTGCTGGATGAGCTTGCCGAAGATGCCGGTGAAGCCCCAGATGAGCACCGTGAGGTGCAGGAGCCCGAGGGCCTGTTGGCGGCTGCGCATGCGCGGTGCGCCAAGGTAGGCGGGCTCAGCGGATGGCGTCGAGCTTGGCCCGGAGCTGCTGCACCAGCTCCTCCTGCCGCTGCACCTCCACCCGCTTCCGCTCCTGATCCTGGAGGTTCTTCCTGACTTCCTGCGCGAGCTCCTCGGCCCGCTTGCGGGCGGACAGCTCGTCCTCCCCGGCCCGCTTGCGCTTTTCGGCTGCGCGCGCCTGCTGCTTCAGGAGGTCGGCAAGGAGCCGCTCCCCCTCCGCATCGGGCCCTTGGGCATTCTCCTTGCGCTGGGCCTCGGCCTTCCGGCTCACCTCCTCCGCTTCGGCCGCCAGCCGTTCCTGCTCCGTGACCGCCTCTGCGGCCCGCTGCCGGCTGCGCTCGATGCCCGCTTCGGCCCGCTCCTTCTCGCGCTGCAGGCCGTTGAGCTCGCTGATGAGCCGGGCCAGCCCCTTTTCCGCCAGGGTCAGCTCCTGCTGGGCCAGCTGCCGGCGCAGCAGGGTGCTCCGCTCCTGCACGAACGCCTTGGCGGCCTCGAAGGCGCGCGGGTCGCTGGAAGGGGCCATCCAGCCCTCGCGCGTGAGGACGGCGACATGCGCCGTGAGCATGGGCACGCCCTTCCGCTGCTCGGCCTTCACCAGCACGCGCACGGTGTCGGGCGATACCTGGGGGAGC
Protein-coding regions in this window:
- a CDS encoding DUF4230 domain-containing protein, with amino-acid sequence MDRIKGLLILLAVGLLVFFLTREAYRPDTPSEAVSSTVLLERVRPVLKLVTVEGDFTELYTYRDNSAAWFDWTKELSWNQKQAILRVTARASVGYDLDGMKLEFDEGSRTVRLLGMDKPKLLALEHDVDYYDLEEGTFNTFSAADHTRINAQAKELIRGKVAASGLYAAAEAQRNEMLQVLKAVVENAGWTFDDRVSPVDGRAWIKD
- the ispG gene encoding (E)-4-hydroxy-3-methylbut-2-enyl-diphosphate synthase — encoded protein: MSVTALAPWQYCPSLTRYERWRTRAVRIGDIGIGGHNPIRVQSMTTTDTMDTAATVAQSIRMIEAGCELVRITAPSKKDAENLAEIKKRIRAAGFNAPLVADIHFTPNAAEVAARIVEKVRVNPGNYADKKKFDVREYTDAEYAEELERIRERFTPLVRICKEHGTAMRIGTNHGSLSDRILNRYGDTPEGMVESAFEFLRICRDENYHEIVLSMKASNVQVMVQAYRLLVHRMMAEGWDYPLHLGVTEAGDGEDGRVKSAAGIGALLEDGIGDTVRVSLTEDPEFEIPVARALVDRYNDRRGHAPIPEVAQVPVDPFSHQRRHSREVLNIGARHVPVVMADLSGRKEITPATLFAWGYRYSVPLDKWNITDQACDYAFIGKHTINFEIPGTLGIVQEHATWLTNKSKERHYPFLTKKDYLGGAERHPQFNLVYATLPDLDDAFITALKADPTAVLLIDTHNAHGMAEQRRLFFELIAQECPVPVIIGRAYGAISNDTLVLHSSTDMGPLLIDGLGDGVFIADEQGGREDLVCRTAFGILQATRTRTSKTEYISCPSCGRTLFDLQETTAKIRARTSHLKGVKIGIMGCIVNGPGEMADADFGYVGTGPGVITLYREKEVVKRNVPSEQAVDELIALIKEHGMWVEAEG
- a CDS encoding peptidoglycan DD-metalloendopeptidase family protein, with translation MKRWVKWGIGGAVAAAAVYVLIGVDVRPHVEYVEEPVAADTATLPLPAPTVFGVSMEGLTLRESKVRPGATFSSILTAEGVPLAVAHAVAERAQGLFDVRRLRAGHPFAFLTPDTAGATPRYFIYEADPVRYVVFHLLPENLYVTVGERPVETSQHAIACTVTGALYNDLAAAGADPVLAVLLSEVFAWTVDFYRIQKGDVFSVTYAERTVEGQRVGPPEVLAARYTSGGVAKAAFRFGEGKQAAYYDEDGNSLRKAFLKAPLKFSRITSGFTMKRLHPVQKVMKAHLGTDYAAPYGTPILAVGDGVVEQAGRTGGNGNFVKVRHNSVYTTQYLHMRRILVKQGQRVQQGDVIGEVGSTGLATGPHVCFRFWKNGQQVDHRREEFPSAEPIAAADRAAFTALRDSLGTGLDEAEQALAQGRLVNF
- a CDS encoding NAD(P)H-binding protein is translated as MRILLAGASGLVGGSVLEQALSAGGITGVASLARRSSGIRHPKLTEWIPGDGDLLSALRPEPVDAVICCLGTTIRKVGGDQARFMHVDKDLVVGLARWARQLGVRSFAVVSAIGADARSRVFYNRVKGEMEQELKGMGFPELHIFHPSILTGPRKEKRTGERIGIVVAKALAPLLPDKYKPMPHDVLAKALLNCIGKPGGTHAHRAIRALAGA
- a CDS encoding transcriptional regulator — encoded protein: MPFAPLDPVLHNQLRLAVMSLLVGVDSADFNFLLERTGATRGNLSVQISKLKEAGYIEVTKSFKDNYPNTSCRVSSTGLAAFEAYVAAIKGYLGK
- a CDS encoding DUF3108 domain-containing protein encodes the protein MARTSTFLLAGLGLLTMAFAQSDRPAEPPPAPAAPSGFRTVNHSAFKPGEKLTYIVHYGIVNAGEAVVELKEGDQEIMGRKVWRAVGRGRSLGAFNAFYKVDDYYESHFDAQGVFPWIFQRRVSEGGFEFSQDYMYKQHRGEVTTQKNQTHKVPSSVQDMLSAFYYARTLDFSNAKPGDVYTIETFLDDELWPLQMKFMGKETIKLRNGRYKCMRFQPVVQEGRIFKTNDDLNVWITDDGNKIPVLAQAKVLVGSIKMELSDYEGLSHPIAKL
- a CDS encoding chromophore lyase CpcT/CpeT, producing the protein MRRLVLLSLLVLPCWSYAQRTRALEQLAYTMAGSYTSAAQAQADSSYFEIELEMVRIWPKRRDGAWFYVEQATAASKEKPYRQRIYHLREENDSTFISRIHTIKGGATFFGAYKDLVKLATLSPDSLVALEGCDITLRRRGDTYVGSTEEGRCPSTREGASYTTSEVVLSADRMVSWDRGWNADGRQVWGAEKGGYVFLKRTR
- a CDS encoding DMT family transporter produces the protein MRSRQQALGLLHLTVLIWGFTGIFGKLIQQGTLHLVYTRTVIAVAGLALMAWWMGRSLHWRTPKLGVYLLTGLIITGHWITFYGAIKISTASIAAACLSTSTVFTALLEPFWFKRRIRAYEVVLGVVVIGALLLIFGLESGHRLGIAVAVLSALLSAWFNIINAVLVRRDNAFRISFYEMASVAVVMGLGLAIAGDLPPPLWDLPTSDIIYHLLLGLVCTSFAFVTGIVVMRQLSPFTVMLTVNLEPVYTILIALLIWGEEERLQPGSYLGIAIILICLFVNGWYHRRSAIAEVAEPDPLGRG